In one window of Pseudomonadota bacterium DNA:
- a CDS encoding APC family permease, producing MLGELPATAICGNDISSSCLYVSALSIVYAGKYAWISLLIVAGVLYFYRKIYGEVVGALPLNGGAYNALLNTTSKSVASLAAALTLLSYMATAVISASEAMHYVHALWHKLPIMEATIVLLLFFMLLTIIGIGESSRVAVVIFITHLSCLTVLVIACSIYLKTHGFSVLESNYSIPVEGGLAMALFFGFSAAMLGISGFESSANYVEEQAPGVFPKTLRNMWVVVSIFNPLTAFLALAIVPIPEVAANQEALLAHMGGISAGNWLSWVISIDAALVLSGAVLTSYIGVGGLMQRMTLDRTLPQFLLKLNKRNTPYRIMIAFFILCVSILLITKGKLGALAGVYTISFLSVMALFGIGNILLKVKRARLPRPEKAGAIALFIAITAVLAALAGNAIMNPAYLAVFLEYFLPTMGIVAIMLYRTTILKGLLSLFKHISDKIQKAVSLGNATLLKMISDINAQEFVFFTKDDNVAILNKVMIYVTQNEQTRKLKIVTVLPEDGALTPGLERDLEVLDRAYPDIKIDFVKLYGEFGPEIIKKLSQKWDIAPNFMFIGSPGDHFPYKIAELGGVRLII from the coding sequence ATGCTCGGCGAATTGCCGGCAACCGCCATATGTGGAAATGACATCAGTTCATCCTGTTTGTACGTTTCTGCTTTATCAATAGTATATGCAGGAAAATATGCATGGATTTCTCTTTTGATAGTTGCAGGAGTATTGTATTTCTACCGGAAGATATATGGTGAGGTTGTAGGAGCCCTGCCTTTAAATGGTGGTGCTTATAATGCACTGCTAAACACTACAAGTAAATCGGTTGCTTCCCTTGCCGCAGCCTTAACTCTTCTTTCGTATATGGCTACAGCAGTTATCTCAGCCAGTGAAGCAATGCATTATGTGCATGCACTATGGCATAAATTGCCAATTATGGAAGCAACCATAGTGTTGCTGTTATTCTTTATGTTATTAACTATCATAGGAATCGGCGAATCTTCCAGAGTTGCAGTCGTAATATTCATTACGCATCTGTCATGTCTTACCGTTCTGGTTATTGCGTGTAGTATATATCTCAAGACGCATGGATTTAGTGTGCTTGAATCAAATTACAGTATCCCGGTTGAGGGAGGGTTGGCTATGGCTTTATTCTTCGGATTTTCTGCCGCTATGCTGGGTATTTCCGGATTTGAAAGTTCAGCCAATTATGTGGAAGAACAGGCTCCGGGAGTTTTCCCGAAAACTCTGCGCAATATGTGGGTTGTGGTCAGCATTTTCAATCCCCTAACGGCTTTTCTTGCACTTGCTATTGTGCCTATTCCCGAAGTTGCTGCAAATCAGGAAGCACTGCTTGCTCATATGGGTGGTATTTCAGCCGGAAACTGGCTTTCGTGGGTAATTTCAATAGATGCAGCGCTTGTATTAAGTGGTGCAGTGCTGACATCTTATATAGGTGTTGGTGGATTGATGCAGCGAATGACCTTAGATAGGACTCTGCCGCAGTTTTTACTTAAACTGAACAAAAGAAATACTCCTTATCGCATTATGATTGCATTTTTTATTCTTTGCGTCTCAATTTTGTTGATTACTAAAGGAAAGTTAGGCGCTTTGGCAGGTGTTTATACGATTTCATTTTTATCGGTAATGGCATTATTTGGTATCGGAAATATTTTGCTTAAAGTGAAACGCGCACGTTTACCTCGTCCGGAAAAGGCGGGCGCCATTGCTCTTTTTATAGCTATCACAGCAGTTCTTGCAGCACTTGCGGGAAATGCCATTATGAACCCCGCTTATCTTGCCGTGTTTCTGGAGTATTTTCTACCGACCATGGGTATTGTTGCGATAATGTTATATCGAACAACAATACTTAAAGGTTTGCTATCTTTATTTAAGCATATTTCAGATAAAATTCAAAAAGCTGTTTCTCTTGGAAATGCAACTTTGCTCAAGATGATAAGCGATATCAATGCCCAGGAATTTGTATTTTTTACGAAAGATGATAATGTGGCTATCCTGAACAAGGTAATGATTTATGTAACCCAGAATGAACAAACGCGAAAATTAAAAATAGTTACTGTTTTGCCTGAAGACGGCGCTCTTACACCGGGCCTTGAAAGAGATTTAGAGGTTCTTGACCGTGCTTATCCTGATATCAAAATAGACTTTGTAAAACTGTACGGCGAATTTGGTCCTGAAATAATCAAAAAACTCTCGCAGAAATGGGATATTGCTCCAAATTTTATGTTTATCGGTTCTCCCGGTGATCATTTTCCATATAAAATAGCAGAGCTGGGAGGGGTGCGGTTAATAATTTAA
- a CDS encoding DUF362 domain-containing protein: protein MHRVMIHPASYETCKKAVDRAFELFPQDIAHKKVVIKPNVLRSSAAKEHIVTHPSLLRAVVEKVEKMSPASIVVGDNPGLHNYGDNENSFEKTGLMDAAKGYYKNLGNSTQNLTFNPEFMPEVGVSKEIMDADIFISLPKFKTHGLTVLTGAIKNSYGILPGAQKARLHQIAGSPERFHDVIVEVFRLRIPDLFIMDAVVGMEGNGPASPELREIGLILAADNAVALDGVVARMMGLDPGRLRFLQKAKAMGLGDFDSKMIKIDGEMRILPDFKVPPLGGEAILGNQVIQKLMQTKSQLRPQADPKLCTACGSCKDHCPVSAFSMIENLPVADTGICITCFCCQEICPEKAMALI, encoded by the coding sequence ATGCATCGTGTTATGATTCACCCCGCATCTTATGAAACTTGCAAAAAAGCAGTTGATCGGGCATTCGAGCTTTTCCCCCAGGATATTGCCCATAAAAAAGTTGTAATAAAACCCAATGTACTCCGGTCGTCTGCTGCAAAAGAACATATTGTTACTCATCCATCTTTGTTGCGGGCAGTGGTAGAAAAAGTTGAAAAGATGTCTCCGGCTTCTATTGTGGTAGGCGATAATCCGGGGCTGCATAACTATGGTGACAATGAAAACAGTTTTGAAAAAACAGGGTTGATGGATGCTGCGAAAGGTTATTACAAGAACCTTGGCAACTCAACTCAAAACCTTACTTTTAATCCTGAATTCATGCCTGAGGTGGGAGTTTCCAAAGAAATCATGGACGCTGATATTTTTATCAGCTTACCCAAATTTAAAACCCATGGCCTTACAGTTTTAACCGGGGCCATTAAAAACAGCTATGGGATACTTCCCGGTGCACAAAAAGCAAGGCTGCATCAAATTGCAGGCTCACCGGAGCGGTTTCATGATGTTATTGTTGAAGTTTTTCGCCTGCGGATTCCGGATCTTTTTATTATGGATGCAGTAGTAGGCATGGAGGGAAACGGTCCGGCTTCGCCTGAGCTAAGAGAAATCGGCCTTATTCTGGCTGCCGATAATGCCGTGGCTTTAGATGGAGTGGTTGCAAGAATGATGGGGCTTGATCCAGGCCGCCTGCGTTTTCTCCAAAAAGCAAAAGCCATGGGCCTTGGTGATTTTGATTCTAAAATGATTAAAATCGATGGCGAAATGCGAATTCTACCTGATTTCAAAGTTCCACCCTTAGGCGGTGAGGCTATTTTGGGTAATCAGGTTATTCAAAAATTAATGCAAACCAAATCACAGCTTAGACCCCAGGCAGATCCCAAATTGTGTACGGCGTGTGGCTCCTGTAAAGATCATTGCCCGGTTTCGGCTTTTTCAATGATAGAAAACCTACCTGTGGCTGATACTGGCATCTGTATTACTTGCTTTTGCTGTCAGGAGATCTGTCCCGAAAAGGCAATGGCTCTGATATAA
- a CDS encoding TIGR03790 family protein encodes MHKSRGIRMLSIGFVLLALILGISTKAIALEPKEVVVIANLKSKASVELAKYYMKGRKIPPANLITISCTLKERCSRNTYEKEIADPVRKLLLRADCSGRIKCLVLMTGIPLKVEPEKRSKPEISELASVDSEISFVRIKELRLEGWLPNPHFTGYDQANILQFRSDVLMVSRLDGPDAKTAKRIIDDALRVEKHGLKGIAYFDARYPLLGKDLNTYEKYDLSIRKASEIVRKSGLMKDVVLDTRSNLFQKGQCPDAALYCGWYSLAKYVDAFKWNAGSVGFHIASSECVSLKNPAKPYWCPNMLKHGVCATLGPVAEPYLNAFPDPELFFKYLVEEKKTLVESYFMSQPFVSWRMVLIGDPLYEPFKNRE; translated from the coding sequence ATGCATAAAAGCAGGGGCATTCGCATGCTTTCCATAGGTTTTGTTCTTCTCGCTTTGATTTTGGGAATCAGCACAAAAGCTATCGCACTTGAACCCAAAGAGGTTGTGGTGATAGCAAATTTAAAGAGCAAAGCCAGTGTAGAACTTGCAAAGTACTACATGAAAGGCCGCAAAATTCCGCCTGCAAATCTTATTACCATCTCTTGCACCTTAAAGGAGCGTTGTTCAAGAAATACTTATGAGAAAGAAATTGCAGATCCTGTTCGTAAACTTTTGTTGCGTGCTGATTGTTCAGGCAGAATCAAATGTCTGGTTTTAATGACAGGTATACCTCTAAAAGTGGAACCGGAGAAGCGTTCTAAACCGGAAATTTCTGAGCTTGCCTCGGTAGATTCGGAAATATCTTTTGTACGAATTAAAGAATTAAGACTTGAAGGTTGGCTTCCTAATCCTCATTTTACCGGTTATGATCAGGCCAACATTTTACAATTTCGTTCCGATGTTCTAATGGTGAGTCGTCTTGACGGCCCTGATGCCAAAACAGCAAAAAGAATTATTGATGATGCGCTCCGCGTTGAAAAACATGGTCTTAAGGGAATTGCATACTTTGATGCCCGTTATCCACTTTTGGGCAAGGACCTAAACACTTACGAAAAATACGATCTTTCCATAAGAAAGGCTTCGGAGATAGTGAGAAAAAGCGGGCTAATGAAAGATGTCGTTTTGGATACCCGGTCAAATCTTTTTCAAAAGGGGCAGTGTCCCGATGCGGCACTTTATTGCGGTTGGTACAGTCTGGCCAAATATGTAGATGCTTTCAAGTGGAATGCCGGCTCTGTCGGTTTCCATATAGCAAGTTCTGAGTGTGTGAGCCTCAAGAATCCGGCAAAACCTTATTGGTGTCCAAACATGCTAAAACATGGTGTTTGCGCCACGCTGGGGCCGGTTGCAGAGCCTTACCTTAACGCATTTCCTGATCCTGAGTTGTTTTTCAAATACCTGGTTGAAGAAAAAAAGACCCTGGTGGAAAGTTATTTTATGAGTCAGCCATTTGTTTCCTGGCGAATGGTACTTATCGGCGATCCACTATATGAGCCGTTTAAAAACAGGGAATGA
- a CDS encoding 3-deoxy-D-manno-octulosonic acid transferase produces MKKSYKTHLLYQIIYTIIIICGAPFIMLFSMLGNKRITERLGLSLPKESPKDSRIWIHALSVGEVISAIPLIDAIKLEYPGKEIVFSVTTSKGLLIARKELSDKVKILPMPLDFWWSINRIRNHINPYFFLLIETDIWPGLLNNLSKRNIKCFLVNGRISPRTFKAYKRLSFFIKPVFDKFALCMMQSEHDSKRLIETGIDKNKIITTGNIKFDRQWVPMQTQERDEWFKKLSLSAKDDIWVAGSIHKEEDKIILNVFSRLLPQFPGLRLILAPRNIEESGTILKIAQEMAIKSILKTDLLNNKEPYKILILNTIGELNRIYGIGKIAYIGGSMVPLGGHNPLEPASFGCPVLFGPYMHNFVLMSDLILKDKGAIQVNNETELFENIKKLLEDSGFCGKIGENSKKFVNKHQGAIKEALRHIKEHVN; encoded by the coding sequence ATGAAAAAATCATATAAAACGCATTTATTATACCAAATTATATATACAATAATTATTATCTGCGGCGCACCGTTTATCATGCTTTTTTCAATGCTGGGAAATAAAAGGATTACAGAAAGACTGGGTCTGTCACTTCCCAAAGAATCTCCAAAAGATAGCAGGATATGGATTCACGCTCTTTCTGTAGGTGAGGTTATTTCGGCTATACCCCTTATTGATGCGATAAAACTGGAATATCCCGGCAAAGAGATTGTTTTTTCGGTAACAACATCAAAAGGACTTTTGATTGCAAGAAAAGAGCTGAGCGATAAAGTTAAAATCTTACCTATGCCTCTTGATTTCTGGTGGAGCATTAACAGGATAAGAAATCATATCAATCCATATTTTTTCCTGCTTATTGAAACAGATATTTGGCCTGGTCTTTTAAATAATCTTTCGAAAAGAAATATAAAATGTTTTCTTGTAAACGGCCGTATTTCGCCGCGTACTTTCAAAGCATACAAGAGATTATCTTTTTTTATCAAACCCGTTTTCGATAAATTTGCATTATGTATGATGCAATCGGAACATGACTCAAAAAGGCTTATTGAAACAGGCATTGATAAAAATAAAATTATAACTACAGGAAATATTAAATTCGACAGGCAATGGGTCCCGATGCAGACACAGGAACGGGATGAATGGTTTAAGAAATTATCTCTATCTGCAAAAGATGACATATGGGTTGCAGGAAGTATTCACAAAGAAGAAGATAAAATAATACTAAATGTTTTCTCAAGGCTTTTACCCCAATTTCCCGGTCTGCGCCTTATTCTTGCTCCCAGAAATATAGAAGAATCAGGCACAATACTTAAAATTGCTCAGGAGATGGCCATAAAAAGTATTCTGAAAACTGATTTACTTAACAACAAAGAACCTTACAAAATTTTGATTTTAAATACTATAGGAGAATTAAACAGAATCTACGGTATTGGCAAAATTGCTTATATCGGCGGAAGCATGGTTCCTCTAGGAGGCCATAACCCGCTTGAACCTGCAAGTTTTGGATGCCCGGTGCTTTTTGGCCCTTATATGCATAATTTTGTTCTTATGTCCGATCTTATATTAAAAGATAAAGGTGCCATTCAGGTGAATAACGAAACCGAACTTTTTGAAAACATAAAAAAGCTTCTTGAAGATTCCGGTTTTTGTGGCAAAATAGGGGAAAACTCTAAAAAGTTTGTTAATAAACACCAGGGAGCGATAAAAGAAGCATTAAGGCATATTAAAGAACATGTTAATTAA
- a CDS encoding glycosyltransferase family 9 protein encodes MTDVKNILIIKLSSIGDVVHALPFLEAIRQCFPASKIDWLIEEEASQVISGHPSINQIIVSGRKRWQKEIFEPSKFIKTSSDIIKFYKDVRLSSYDVVIDLQGLFRSGVLAAISKGKRKIGMSGSREGASFFLKELPVPVSYEQHAIDRYLKVASYLGCNTDTVKGEIPVFEQDKNLIDNLLGSQIENKNIIAVNPIAKWKTKLWEEDKFSKLASMLQKDLSCSIIFTGSKQDVPVIDGIMNKMDSKDRTINFAGRTSLKELAYLYSKCSVLVCTDTGPMHIASAMGCKVVSLFGPTSPLRTGPYGKGHKVIRSDKDCSPCLKKECDNTACMKNITVTEVFDAVMSII; translated from the coding sequence ATGACAGATGTCAAAAATATTTTAATAATTAAATTAAGCTCCATAGGTGATGTTGTTCACGCTCTTCCATTTCTTGAAGCAATAAGACAATGCTTTCCTGCCTCTAAAATAGACTGGCTGATTGAAGAAGAAGCTTCCCAGGTAATATCTGGGCACCCGTCGATTAACCAAATTATTGTATCAGGAAGAAAAAGATGGCAAAAAGAAATTTTCGAACCTTCAAAATTCATAAAGACATCTTCTGATATAATTAAATTTTATAAAGATGTGAGATTATCTTCATATGATGTAGTAATTGATTTGCAGGGTCTTTTCAGAAGCGGTGTTTTAGCTGCAATTTCAAAGGGGAAAAGGAAAATAGGCATGAGCGGATCAAGGGAAGGAGCTTCATTTTTCTTAAAAGAACTTCCTGTCCCTGTCAGCTACGAACAGCATGCAATTGACCGCTATCTCAAAGTAGCATCATATCTTGGTTGCAATACCGATACCGTTAAGGGTGAAATTCCTGTTTTTGAACAGGATAAAAATCTTATCGACAACCTGCTTGGATCACAAATAGAAAATAAAAATATTATAGCCGTTAATCCAATTGCCAAATGGAAAACAAAGTTATGGGAAGAAGATAAATTTTCTAAACTTGCTTCAATGCTGCAAAAGGATTTGTCCTGTAGTATAATATTTACAGGAAGTAAACAGGATGTACCGGTTATCGATGGCATTATGAATAAAATGGACAGTAAAGATAGAACAATAAATTTTGCAGGCCGTACAAGCCTAAAAGAACTTGCTTACCTTTATTCGAAATGTTCGGTTCTTGTCTGTACTGATACCGGACCTATGCATATCGCATCTGCAATGGGATGCAAGGTTGTTTCGCTTTTCGGACCTACTTCACCGTTGCGAACCGGCCCTTACGGAAAAGGACATAAAGTAATAAGAAGCGATAAGGATTGCAGCCCATGCCTTAAAAAAGAATGCGACAATACAGCATGTATGAAGAATATAACCGTAACCGAGGTATTTGATGCTGTGATGAGCATAATCTGA
- a CDS encoding DUF2721 domain-containing protein, with amino-acid sequence MEITLTTPALLFPAISLLLVAYTNRFNTIGARIRTLHSQYKENHDCILAGQIESLRIRLYLIKKMQAFGVASLFLCVLCIFILFAGKSLIGEILFCISLILMMISLFFSFKEILLSANALNLELSDMQKDNKGTCKYNH; translated from the coding sequence ATGGAAATTACATTAACTACACCGGCATTACTTTTTCCGGCAATTTCACTTTTGCTTGTGGCATATACGAATCGTTTCAATACTATTGGGGCACGTATTCGAACTTTGCATTCTCAATATAAAGAAAACCATGATTGCATTTTGGCCGGCCAGATTGAAAGTTTAAGAATACGTTTATATCTGATAAAAAAGATGCAGGCATTTGGTGTTGCGAGCCTTTTTTTATGTGTTTTATGTATATTTATTCTGTTTGCAGGTAAATCGCTTATAGGGGAAATATTATTTTGCATCAGCTTAATCCTTATGATGATTTCATTGTTTTTCTCTTTTAAGGAAATATTGCTATCAGCAAACGCATTGAATCTTGAGCTAAGTGACATGCAAAAAGACAATAAAGGTACATGTAAATATAATCACTGA
- a CDS encoding cation:proton antiporter, protein MNANVLPIIAGILTACILCQWIAWRVKLPAIIFLLFTGIIAGPVLGLLNPENILGDLFFPFVSLSVAVILFEGSLALRFKEILGLEVVVRNMVSFGMAVTWLITALATHYAIGLSWEISFLFGAITVVTGPTVIAPMLRTIRPTQAVSNILRWEGIIIDPIGASLAVLVYEFIISSGGQTAWSHTMLTFAKIISVGTIIGICCGYFFGLSIRYHWLPEFLHNVTALTLVITTFIISNIIQTESGLVTVTIMGIWLANMKDVDLEGILDFKESISILLISLLFIMLAARLDIQSLKNLGWGVVFILIAIQFLARPLNVMVSTMRSKLTWPERHILAWIAPRGIIAAAISALFAVQLENAGFSDAHLLVPLTFSVIIVTVLLQSITARPIAQWLKVAEPEPAGFLIIGANLVARAIAKVLVQNNMNVLLVDPEWEKISKAKKEGLATYFGNPISEHADRHLDLIGIGRMLALSPSESVNISAVMHYRMELGRNNVFIIQSEPQESVSERLKMPIQRFGKTLFGKNLTYSSMAFALSNGGKIRTTTLTERFGFNDFIENHGQFSIPLFAIDPKGKVQIYSEGQRVDPKPKWLIVYLYTVKDDKKRVNN, encoded by the coding sequence ATAAATGCTAACGTTTTGCCAATTATAGCCGGAATACTTACAGCATGTATTTTATGCCAATGGATAGCATGGCGAGTCAAACTGCCTGCTATCATCTTCTTGCTCTTTACAGGGATCATAGCAGGGCCGGTTTTAGGTCTTTTAAATCCTGAAAATATATTAGGAGATCTCTTTTTTCCCTTTGTATCTCTTTCTGTTGCAGTCATTCTTTTTGAAGGAAGCCTGGCGCTTAGATTCAAAGAAATACTAGGTTTGGAGGTCGTTGTTCGGAACATGGTTTCATTTGGTATGGCTGTCACATGGCTTATCACTGCCCTGGCGACACATTATGCTATCGGACTGTCCTGGGAAATATCGTTTCTATTTGGGGCCATAACGGTGGTGACTGGTCCTACGGTCATTGCACCTATGTTGCGTACCATTCGACCAACACAAGCTGTTTCAAATATACTTCGGTGGGAGGGTATCATTATCGACCCCATAGGCGCGTCCCTCGCGGTTCTGGTTTATGAGTTCATCATATCCAGCGGAGGACAGACTGCATGGTCCCACACAATGTTGACCTTCGCGAAAATTATCTCTGTTGGAACGATAATAGGCATTTGCTGTGGTTATTTTTTCGGCCTCTCAATAAGATATCATTGGTTACCGGAGTTTCTCCATAATGTCACAGCACTAACACTCGTAATTACAACCTTTATAATATCAAACATTATTCAGACAGAATCCGGCCTTGTAACGGTTACGATTATGGGGATTTGGCTGGCAAATATGAAAGATGTAGATTTGGAAGGAATCCTTGATTTCAAAGAAAGCATCAGTATATTATTGATTTCTCTTCTTTTTATTATGTTGGCTGCACGTCTTGATATTCAATCATTAAAAAACCTGGGTTGGGGAGTTGTATTCATATTAATCGCCATCCAGTTTCTTGCGCGCCCACTTAATGTCATGGTGTCCACTATGCGATCGAAGTTGACATGGCCGGAGCGCCACATTCTTGCCTGGATTGCTCCTCGCGGCATCATCGCAGCCGCAATATCAGCCCTGTTTGCAGTCCAGCTTGAAAACGCCGGATTTTCCGATGCTCACCTTCTTGTTCCACTCACCTTCTCCGTTATCATCGTAACTGTTCTCCTGCAAAGCATCACAGCACGGCCTATTGCTCAGTGGCTTAAGGTAGCCGAGCCCGAACCGGCAGGGTTTCTCATTATTGGTGCGAATCTTGTGGCCCGGGCTATTGCTAAGGTTTTAGTTCAAAATAATATGAACGTCTTGTTAGTTGATCCCGAATGGGAAAAAATATCCAAGGCTAAAAAAGAAGGATTGGCGACATATTTCGGCAACCCAATTTCAGAGCATGCCGACCGCCATTTAGATCTTATCGGTATCGGTCGAATGTTAGCCCTTTCTCCCTCTGAGAGTGTAAATATTTCTGCAGTTATGCACTACAGGATGGAGCTTGGGCGAAACAATGTATTTATTATTCAATCTGAACCACAGGAAAGTGTGTCGGAAAGATTAAAAATGCCAATTCAAAGATTTGGAAAAACACTTTTCGGGAAAAATTTAACCTATTCCTCCATGGCCTTTGCGTTGTCTAATGGTGGAAAAATTCGTACAACAACCCTTACGGAACGTTTTGGGTTTAATGATTTTATTGAAAATCATGGTCAATTTTCTATCCCACTTTTCGCCATTGATCCCAAAGGGAAAGTTCAGATTTATTCTGAAGGTCAACGTGTAGACCCTAAGCCAAAGTGGTTAATAGTTTATTTATATACGGTTAAGGATGATAAAAAAAGAGTCAACAATTGA
- the waaF gene encoding lipopolysaccharide heptosyltransferase II, with product MQLQPLEGSSINTILIRATNWVGDAVMTLPALEAVSESFPSAKITVIARPWVAPLFENHPAVSNVMVFQKHESFIKDISEIRSLVESIKEKQFDLAILFQNAFEAAIIAYLGGVKNRVGFDSDGRGILLTHPIKRTNEIFKIHQVEYYLSIIKALGFKAESRNPVIYISENNFNRADNILKQNGINNDEFVLGFAPGAIFGNAKKWPPERFAEIGDIAAQRWGAKTIIMGSKKEKYIGTVVSNLMIHTPVDFCGITSLEEAIAIISRCNFFVSNDSGLMHVAAALGVPTLAIFGSTDHIATGPRGPKTRIVKHDIDCAPCLKQECPTDFKCMLSITPEQVWQEMEQFRSACENISE from the coding sequence ATGCAGCTTCAACCGCTTGAGGGCTCAAGTATTAACACGATACTCATTCGTGCCACAAACTGGGTAGGCGATGCCGTAATGACTCTTCCGGCACTTGAGGCAGTATCTGAGAGTTTTCCATCTGCAAAGATTACTGTTATTGCAAGGCCGTGGGTTGCTCCTTTATTTGAAAATCATCCTGCCGTAAGCAATGTTATGGTTTTTCAAAAACACGAAAGCTTTATAAAAGATATATCTGAAATACGCAGTCTGGTTGAATCTATAAAAGAAAAACAATTTGATCTTGCAATTCTTTTTCAGAATGCATTTGAAGCAGCCATAATTGCATACCTTGGCGGAGTAAAAAACAGAGTCGGTTTCGATTCGGATGGCCGGGGTATATTGCTGACCCATCCGATAAAAAGAACCAATGAAATATTTAAGATCCATCAGGTTGAATATTATCTGTCTATCATAAAGGCATTAGGCTTTAAGGCAGAAAGCCGTAATCCTGTTATTTATATTTCAGAAAACAATTTTAATAGAGCAGATAATATTTTAAAACAAAATGGTATAAATAATGATGAGTTTGTGCTTGGTTTTGCACCGGGAGCAATTTTCGGAAATGCTAAAAAGTGGCCCCCGGAACGTTTTGCTGAAATAGGAGATATCGCGGCCCAAAGATGGGGTGCAAAAACAATTATAATGGGCAGCAAAAAAGAAAAATATATCGGTACCGTTGTAAGCAACCTGATGATACATACCCCTGTAGACTTTTGCGGTATAACCTCTCTTGAAGAAGCAATAGCGATTATCAGCAGGTGTAATTTTTTTGTATCAAATGATTCAGGCCTCATGCATGTAGCAGCAGCACTTGGTGTTCCAACTCTTGCGATTTTTGGTTCTACCGATCATATAGCTACCGGACCGCGAGGCCCAAAAACAAGAATTGTAAAACATGATATCGATTGCGCACCATGCTTAAAGCAGGAGTGCCCTACAGATTTTAAATGCATGCTTTCCATAACACCTGAACAAGTCTGGCAAGAAATGGAACAATTCAGGTCCGCTTGTGAAAATATATCCGAATGA
- a CDS encoding zinc-dependent peptidase, translating into MFHWLRNYRRSKIRKQPFPTEWEVFMRANVVHYCVLDETERTELRALMQVFIKEKYWEGCGGLELTDEIRITIAAQACLLLLGIPHNYYHNAQSILVYPSTVVPPQRRPGFFEIANSPVDSPAPLLGQAFTQGPVILVWDAVLHGARHPEHGHNVVYHEFAHKLDMLDGAADGTPPFADREQLVKWVAVCSTEFLRLRNLAEKGHKTFLDAYGAKNEAEFFAVATEEFFDRPVALKEHAPDLYRVLSDYYRQDPAGRVNRTCFTK; encoded by the coding sequence ATGTTCCACTGGCTCAGAAACTATCGCCGTTCTAAAATACGAAAGCAACCATTCCCCACTGAGTGGGAGGTCTTCATGCGCGCAAACGTGGTTCATTATTGTGTGCTTGATGAAACTGAACGCACCGAGCTGCGTGCATTAATGCAGGTCTTCATAAAAGAGAAGTATTGGGAGGGATGCGGTGGCCTTGAACTTACAGATGAAATACGCATTACTATTGCAGCCCAGGCATGTCTGCTGCTACTTGGAATTCCTCACAACTACTATCACAACGCGCAGTCAATTCTCGTTTATCCCTCCACCGTTGTGCCTCCGCAGCGGCGTCCCGGCTTTTTCGAAATAGCAAACAGCCCGGTGGATAGCCCCGCTCCTCTGCTTGGCCAGGCCTTCACTCAGGGTCCGGTAATTCTTGTGTGGGATGCTGTCTTGCATGGAGCGCGCCACCCCGAGCATGGGCATAATGTTGTTTATCATGAGTTCGCTCACAAGTTAGACATGCTTGATGGAGCTGCAGACGGTACCCCGCCCTTTGCCGATCGCGAACAGTTAGTTAAATGGGTGGCCGTATGTTCTACTGAATTCTTGCGACTTCGTAATCTCGCCGAAAAAGGCCATAAAACTTTCCTCGATGCCTACGGTGCGAAAAACGAGGCCGAGTTTTTCGCTGTGGCTACTGAAGAGTTCTTCGATCGCCCTGTTGCACTTAAGGAGCACGCCCCTGATCTCTATCGCGTCCTTAGCGACTATTACCGACAGGATCCGGCAGGCCGTGTGAATCGCACCTGCTTTACCAAATAG